From the Bubalus kerabau isolate K-KA32 ecotype Philippines breed swamp buffalo chromosome 2, PCC_UOA_SB_1v2, whole genome shotgun sequence genome, one window contains:
- the FGFR1 gene encoding fibroblast growth factor receptor 1 isoform X7 has protein sequence MWSRKCLLFWAVLVTATLCTAKPAPTLPEQDALPSSEDDDDDDDSSSEEKETDNTKPNPVAPYWTSPEKMEKKLHAVPAAKTVKFKCPSSGTPNPTLRWLKNGKEFKPDHRIGGYKVRYATWSIIMDSVVPSDKGNYTCIVENEYGSINHTYQLDVVERSPHRPILQAGLPANKTVALGSNVEFMCKVYSDPQPHIQWLKHIEVNGSKIGPDNLPYVQILKTAGVNTTDKEMEVLHLRNVSFEDAGEYTCLAGNSIGLSHHSAWLTVLEALEERPAVMTSPLYLEIIIYCTGAFLISCMVGSVIIYKMKSGTKKSDFHSQMAVHKLAKSIPLRRQVSADSSASMNSGVLLVRPSRLSSSGTPMLAGVSEYELPEDPRWELPRDRLVLGKPLGEGCFGQVVLAEAIGLDKDKPNRVTKVAVKMLKSDATEKDLSDLISEMEMMKMIGKHKNIINLLGACTQDGPLYVIVEYASKGNLREYLQARRPPGLEYCYNPSHHPEEQLSSKDLVSCAYQVARGMEYLASKKCIHRDLAARNVLVTEDNVMKIADFGLARDIHHIDYYKKTTNGRLPVKWMAPEALFDRIYTHQSDVWSFGVLLWEIFTLGGSPYPGVPVEELFKLLKEGHRMDKPSNCTNELYMMMRDCWHAVPSQRPTFKQLVEDLDRIVALTSNQEYLDLSMPLDQYSPSFPDTRSSTCSSGEDSVFSHEPLPEEPCLPRHPAQLANGGLKRR, from the exons ATGCGCTCCCCTCGTCGGAGGACGACGATGACGACGATGACTCCTCTTcggaggagaaggaaacagataacACCAAACCAAACC CCGTGGCTCCGTACTGGACGTCACcagaaaagatggaaaagaaacTGCACGCGGTGCCAGCTGCCAAGACAGTGAAGTTCAAATGCCCTTCCAGTGGGACCCCGAACCCCACGCTGCGCTGGCTGAAAAACGGCAAAGAATTCAAGCCCGACCACAGGATCGGAGGCTACAAG GTCCGTTATGCCACCTGGAGCATCATTATGGACTCCGTGGTGCCTTCGGATAAGGGCAACTACACCTGCATCGTGGAGAACGAATACGGCAGCATCAACCATACCTACCAGCTTGATGTTGTGG AGCGGTCCCCTCACCGGCCCATCCTGCAGGCGGGCTTGCCGGCCAACAAGACGGTGGCCCTGGGCAGCAACGTGGAGTTCATGTGCAAGGTGTACAGTGACCCGCAGCCCCACATCCAGTGGCTGAAGCACATCGAGGTGAACGGGAGTAAGATTGGGCCGGACAACCTGCCTTATGTCCAGATCTTGAAG ACGGCCGGAGTTAACACCACCGACAAAGAGATGGAGGTGCTGCACTTAAGGAATGTCTCCTTTGAGGACGCGGGGGAGTATACATGCTTGGCGGGTAACTCTATCGGACTCTCCCATCACTCTGCATGGCTGACCGTTCTGGAAG CCCTGGAAGAGAGACCGGCGGTGATGACCTCGCCACTGTACCTGGAGATTATCATCTATTGCACGGGGGCCTTCCTCATCTCCTGCATGGTGGGGTCTGTCATCATCTACAAGATGAAGAGCGGCACGAAGAAGAGTGACTTCCACAGCCAGATGGCCGTGCACAAGCTGGCCAAGAGCATCCCTCTGCGCAGACAG GTGTCGGCCGACTCCAGCGCATCCATGAACTCCGGGGTCCTGCTGGTTCGGCCCTCGCGTCTCTCCTCCAGCGGCACCCCTATGCTGGCCGGGGTCTCTGAATATGAGCTTCCCGAAGACCCTCGCTGGGAGCTGCCTCGGGACAG ACTGGTTTTAGGCAAGCCCCTGGGAGAGGGCTGCTTTGGGCAGGTGGTGTTGGCGGAGGCCATCGGGCTGGACAAGGACAAACCCAACCGTGTGACCAAAGTGGCCGTGAAGATGCTAAAGT CGGATGCAACAGAGAAAGACCTGTCGGACCTGATCTCCGAGATGGAGATGATGAAGATGATTGGAAAACACAAGAACATCATCAACCTGCTGGGGGCCTGTACACAGGACG GTCCCCTGTATGTCATCGTGGAGTACGCCTCCAAGGGCAACCTCCGAGAGTACCTGCAGGCCCGGAGGCCGCCGGGGCTGGAGTACTGCTACAACCCCAGCCACCACCCCGAGGAGCAGCTCTCCTCCAAGGACCTGGTGTCCTGTGCCTACCAGGTGGCCCGAGGCATGGAATATCTTGCCTCCAAGAAG TGCATCCACCGGGACCTGGCCGCCAGGAACGTCCTGGTGACGGAGGACAACGTGATGAAGATCGCGGACTTCGGTCTTGCTCGAGACATCCACCACATCGACTACTATAAAAAGACAACCAAC GGCCGACTGCCCGTCAAGTGGATGGCACCGGAGGCCTTGTTTGACCGGATCTACACCCACCAGAGCGACGT GTGGTCTTTTGGGGTGCTCCTCTGGGAAATCTTCACTCTGGGCGGCTCCCCATACCCTGGGGTCCCCGTGGAGGAGCTTTTCAAGCTGCTGAAGGAGGGTCATCGTATGGACAAGCCCAGTAACTGCACCAACGAGCT CTACATGATGATGAGAGACTGCTGGCACGCGGTCCCCTCTCAGAGACCCACCTTCAAGCAGCTGGTGGAAGACCTGGACCGCATCGTGGCCTTGACCTCCAACCAG GAGTACCTGGACCTGTCAATGCCCCTGGACCAATACTCCCCCAGCTTCCCCGACACCCGCAGCTCCACCTGCTCCTCCGGGGAGGATTCCGTCTTTTCTCACGAGCCCTTGCCCGAGGAACCCTGCCTGCCCCGACACCCGGCCCAGCTGGCCAACGGCGGACTCAAACGGCGCTGA
- the FGFR1 gene encoding fibroblast growth factor receptor 1 isoform X5, with amino-acid sequence MWSRKCLLFWAVLVTATLCTAKPAPTLPEQDALPSSEDDDDDDDSSSEEKETDNTKPNRMPVAPYWTSPEKMEKKLHAVPAAKTVKFKCPSSGTPNPTLRWLKNGKEFKPDHRIGGYKVRYATWSIIMDSVVPSDKGNYTCIVENEYGSINHTYQLDVVERSPHRPILQAGLPANKTVALGSNVEFMCKVYSDPQPHIQWLKHIEVNGSKIGPDNLPYVQILKTAGVNTTDKEMEVLHLRNVSFEDAGEYTCLAGNSIGLSHHSAWLTVLEALEERPAVMTSPLYLEIIIYCTGAFLISCMVGSVIIYKMKSGTKKSDFHSQMAVHKLAKSIPLRRQVTVSADSSASMNSGVLLVRPSRLSSSGTPMLAGVSEYELPEDPRWELPRDRLVLGKPLGEGCFGQVVLAEAIGLDKDKPNRVTKVAVKMLKSDATEKDLSDLISEMEMMKMIGKHKNIINLLGACTQDGPLYVIVEYASKGNLREYLQARRPPGLEYCYNPSHHPEEQLSSKDLVSCAYQVARGMEYLASKKCIHRDLAARNVLVTEDNVMKIADFGLARDIHHIDYYKKTTNGRLPVKWMAPEALFDRIYTHQSDVWSFGVLLWEIFTLGGSPYPGVPVEELFKLLKEGHRMDKPSNCTNELYMMMRDCWHAVPSQRPTFKQLVEDLDRIVALTSNQEYLDLSMPLDQYSPSFPDTRSSTCSSGEDSVFSHEPLPEEPCLPRHPAQLANGGLKRR; translated from the exons ATGCGCTCCCCTCGTCGGAGGACGACGATGACGACGATGACTCCTCTTcggaggagaaggaaacagataacACCAAACCAAACCGTATGC CCGTGGCTCCGTACTGGACGTCACcagaaaagatggaaaagaaacTGCACGCGGTGCCAGCTGCCAAGACAGTGAAGTTCAAATGCCCTTCCAGTGGGACCCCGAACCCCACGCTGCGCTGGCTGAAAAACGGCAAAGAATTCAAGCCCGACCACAGGATCGGAGGCTACAAG GTCCGTTATGCCACCTGGAGCATCATTATGGACTCCGTGGTGCCTTCGGATAAGGGCAACTACACCTGCATCGTGGAGAACGAATACGGCAGCATCAACCATACCTACCAGCTTGATGTTGTGG AGCGGTCCCCTCACCGGCCCATCCTGCAGGCGGGCTTGCCGGCCAACAAGACGGTGGCCCTGGGCAGCAACGTGGAGTTCATGTGCAAGGTGTACAGTGACCCGCAGCCCCACATCCAGTGGCTGAAGCACATCGAGGTGAACGGGAGTAAGATTGGGCCGGACAACCTGCCTTATGTCCAGATCTTGAAG ACGGCCGGAGTTAACACCACCGACAAAGAGATGGAGGTGCTGCACTTAAGGAATGTCTCCTTTGAGGACGCGGGGGAGTATACATGCTTGGCGGGTAACTCTATCGGACTCTCCCATCACTCTGCATGGCTGACCGTTCTGGAAG CCCTGGAAGAGAGACCGGCGGTGATGACCTCGCCACTGTACCTGGAGATTATCATCTATTGCACGGGGGCCTTCCTCATCTCCTGCATGGTGGGGTCTGTCATCATCTACAAGATGAAGAGCGGCACGAAGAAGAGTGACTTCCACAGCCAGATGGCCGTGCACAAGCTGGCCAAGAGCATCCCTCTGCGCAGACAGGTAACA GTGTCGGCCGACTCCAGCGCATCCATGAACTCCGGGGTCCTGCTGGTTCGGCCCTCGCGTCTCTCCTCCAGCGGCACCCCTATGCTGGCCGGGGTCTCTGAATATGAGCTTCCCGAAGACCCTCGCTGGGAGCTGCCTCGGGACAG ACTGGTTTTAGGCAAGCCCCTGGGAGAGGGCTGCTTTGGGCAGGTGGTGTTGGCGGAGGCCATCGGGCTGGACAAGGACAAACCCAACCGTGTGACCAAAGTGGCCGTGAAGATGCTAAAGT CGGATGCAACAGAGAAAGACCTGTCGGACCTGATCTCCGAGATGGAGATGATGAAGATGATTGGAAAACACAAGAACATCATCAACCTGCTGGGGGCCTGTACACAGGACG GTCCCCTGTATGTCATCGTGGAGTACGCCTCCAAGGGCAACCTCCGAGAGTACCTGCAGGCCCGGAGGCCGCCGGGGCTGGAGTACTGCTACAACCCCAGCCACCACCCCGAGGAGCAGCTCTCCTCCAAGGACCTGGTGTCCTGTGCCTACCAGGTGGCCCGAGGCATGGAATATCTTGCCTCCAAGAAG TGCATCCACCGGGACCTGGCCGCCAGGAACGTCCTGGTGACGGAGGACAACGTGATGAAGATCGCGGACTTCGGTCTTGCTCGAGACATCCACCACATCGACTACTATAAAAAGACAACCAAC GGCCGACTGCCCGTCAAGTGGATGGCACCGGAGGCCTTGTTTGACCGGATCTACACCCACCAGAGCGACGT GTGGTCTTTTGGGGTGCTCCTCTGGGAAATCTTCACTCTGGGCGGCTCCCCATACCCTGGGGTCCCCGTGGAGGAGCTTTTCAAGCTGCTGAAGGAGGGTCATCGTATGGACAAGCCCAGTAACTGCACCAACGAGCT CTACATGATGATGAGAGACTGCTGGCACGCGGTCCCCTCTCAGAGACCCACCTTCAAGCAGCTGGTGGAAGACCTGGACCGCATCGTGGCCTTGACCTCCAACCAG GAGTACCTGGACCTGTCAATGCCCCTGGACCAATACTCCCCCAGCTTCCCCGACACCCGCAGCTCCACCTGCTCCTCCGGGGAGGATTCCGTCTTTTCTCACGAGCCCTTGCCCGAGGAACCCTGCCTGCCCCGACACCCGGCCCAGCTGGCCAACGGCGGACTCAAACGGCGCTGA
- the FGFR1 gene encoding fibroblast growth factor receptor 1 isoform X6: MWSRKCLLFWAVLVTATLCTAKPAPTLPEQDALPSSEDDDDDDDSSSEEKETDNTKPNPVAPYWTSPEKMEKKLHAVPAAKTVKFKCPSSGTPNPTLRWLKNGKEFKPDHRIGGYKVRYATWSIIMDSVVPSDKGNYTCIVENEYGSINHTYQLDVVERSPHRPILQAGLPANKTVALGSNVEFMCKVYSDPQPHIQWLKHIEVNGSKIGPDNLPYVQILKTAGVNTTDKEMEVLHLRNVSFEDAGEYTCLAGNSIGLSHHSAWLTVLEALEERPAVMTSPLYLEIIIYCTGAFLISCMVGSVIIYKMKSGTKKSDFHSQMAVHKLAKSIPLRRQVTVSADSSASMNSGVLLVRPSRLSSSGTPMLAGVSEYELPEDPRWELPRDRLVLGKPLGEGCFGQVVLAEAIGLDKDKPNRVTKVAVKMLKSDATEKDLSDLISEMEMMKMIGKHKNIINLLGACTQDGPLYVIVEYASKGNLREYLQARRPPGLEYCYNPSHHPEEQLSSKDLVSCAYQVARGMEYLASKKCIHRDLAARNVLVTEDNVMKIADFGLARDIHHIDYYKKTTNGRLPVKWMAPEALFDRIYTHQSDVWSFGVLLWEIFTLGGSPYPGVPVEELFKLLKEGHRMDKPSNCTNELYMMMRDCWHAVPSQRPTFKQLVEDLDRIVALTSNQEYLDLSMPLDQYSPSFPDTRSSTCSSGEDSVFSHEPLPEEPCLPRHPAQLANGGLKRR, from the exons ATGCGCTCCCCTCGTCGGAGGACGACGATGACGACGATGACTCCTCTTcggaggagaaggaaacagataacACCAAACCAAACC CCGTGGCTCCGTACTGGACGTCACcagaaaagatggaaaagaaacTGCACGCGGTGCCAGCTGCCAAGACAGTGAAGTTCAAATGCCCTTCCAGTGGGACCCCGAACCCCACGCTGCGCTGGCTGAAAAACGGCAAAGAATTCAAGCCCGACCACAGGATCGGAGGCTACAAG GTCCGTTATGCCACCTGGAGCATCATTATGGACTCCGTGGTGCCTTCGGATAAGGGCAACTACACCTGCATCGTGGAGAACGAATACGGCAGCATCAACCATACCTACCAGCTTGATGTTGTGG AGCGGTCCCCTCACCGGCCCATCCTGCAGGCGGGCTTGCCGGCCAACAAGACGGTGGCCCTGGGCAGCAACGTGGAGTTCATGTGCAAGGTGTACAGTGACCCGCAGCCCCACATCCAGTGGCTGAAGCACATCGAGGTGAACGGGAGTAAGATTGGGCCGGACAACCTGCCTTATGTCCAGATCTTGAAG ACGGCCGGAGTTAACACCACCGACAAAGAGATGGAGGTGCTGCACTTAAGGAATGTCTCCTTTGAGGACGCGGGGGAGTATACATGCTTGGCGGGTAACTCTATCGGACTCTCCCATCACTCTGCATGGCTGACCGTTCTGGAAG CCCTGGAAGAGAGACCGGCGGTGATGACCTCGCCACTGTACCTGGAGATTATCATCTATTGCACGGGGGCCTTCCTCATCTCCTGCATGGTGGGGTCTGTCATCATCTACAAGATGAAGAGCGGCACGAAGAAGAGTGACTTCCACAGCCAGATGGCCGTGCACAAGCTGGCCAAGAGCATCCCTCTGCGCAGACAGGTAACA GTGTCGGCCGACTCCAGCGCATCCATGAACTCCGGGGTCCTGCTGGTTCGGCCCTCGCGTCTCTCCTCCAGCGGCACCCCTATGCTGGCCGGGGTCTCTGAATATGAGCTTCCCGAAGACCCTCGCTGGGAGCTGCCTCGGGACAG ACTGGTTTTAGGCAAGCCCCTGGGAGAGGGCTGCTTTGGGCAGGTGGTGTTGGCGGAGGCCATCGGGCTGGACAAGGACAAACCCAACCGTGTGACCAAAGTGGCCGTGAAGATGCTAAAGT CGGATGCAACAGAGAAAGACCTGTCGGACCTGATCTCCGAGATGGAGATGATGAAGATGATTGGAAAACACAAGAACATCATCAACCTGCTGGGGGCCTGTACACAGGACG GTCCCCTGTATGTCATCGTGGAGTACGCCTCCAAGGGCAACCTCCGAGAGTACCTGCAGGCCCGGAGGCCGCCGGGGCTGGAGTACTGCTACAACCCCAGCCACCACCCCGAGGAGCAGCTCTCCTCCAAGGACCTGGTGTCCTGTGCCTACCAGGTGGCCCGAGGCATGGAATATCTTGCCTCCAAGAAG TGCATCCACCGGGACCTGGCCGCCAGGAACGTCCTGGTGACGGAGGACAACGTGATGAAGATCGCGGACTTCGGTCTTGCTCGAGACATCCACCACATCGACTACTATAAAAAGACAACCAAC GGCCGACTGCCCGTCAAGTGGATGGCACCGGAGGCCTTGTTTGACCGGATCTACACCCACCAGAGCGACGT GTGGTCTTTTGGGGTGCTCCTCTGGGAAATCTTCACTCTGGGCGGCTCCCCATACCCTGGGGTCCCCGTGGAGGAGCTTTTCAAGCTGCTGAAGGAGGGTCATCGTATGGACAAGCCCAGTAACTGCACCAACGAGCT CTACATGATGATGAGAGACTGCTGGCACGCGGTCCCCTCTCAGAGACCCACCTTCAAGCAGCTGGTGGAAGACCTGGACCGCATCGTGGCCTTGACCTCCAACCAG GAGTACCTGGACCTGTCAATGCCCCTGGACCAATACTCCCCCAGCTTCCCCGACACCCGCAGCTCCACCTGCTCCTCCGGGGAGGATTCCGTCTTTTCTCACGAGCCCTTGCCCGAGGAACCCTGCCTGCCCCGACACCCGGCCCAGCTGGCCAACGGCGGACTCAAACGGCGCTGA